The sequence ACCGGTGTCCGGTTTCGCGATCATGCCCGGGGAGCAGGCAAGGAAAGATTTCCCGGGTGCGGGCCGCGCGGGGGGAAAGGGGACCGGCCATGCCAGAGGATGCCAAAAGGGGAGGGCTGTACCGGAACGCCATCAGCTTCATAGGCGCGTACGTGGCGATCATCAGCGTTTTCCTCATCCTCTTCTCTCTCCTGCTGCAGTTCAGCTTCAAGTCCCACAGCCCCTACCTCGGGATCTTTTCCTTCATGGTGTTCCCGTTCTTCTTCACCCTCGGTGCCATCCTGTTCCTGTACGGGATGCGGCGGGAGAGCATCCGCAGGCGCCGCCTCGGGGTCGACGAGGCCCTCCCCTACCCCCTGCTCGACCTGAACGAGCCCGCAATGCGGAAAACGTTCAGCTACGCCATCCTCGGGGGATCCTTCCTCGCGATCCTTCTGGCCTTCGTGTCGTACCACGCCTTCCTCTATACGGAGACCACCTCGTTCTGCGGGCAGCTTTGCCACAAGGTCATGGAGCCCGAGTTTACGGCGTATCAGGAGTCGCCCCACGCCCGCGTGCCCTGCGTGGACTGCCATGTCGGTTCGGGCGCGTCCTGGTACGTGAAATCGAAGATCTCCGGGGCGAGGCAGGTCATCGCCGTGACATTCGATACGTATCCGAGACCGATTCCCACCCCCATCGAGAACTTACGGCCCGCCCGGGAGACGTGCGAGGAGTGCCACTGGCCGGCGAAGTTCTTCGGCACGCAGCTCAAGCAGATCCCCCACTTCCGGTATGACGAGAAGAACACCCCCGAGCAGATCAGCCTGGGGATCAAGACGGGCGGCGGAAGCGGCGAGCTGGGGGAGAGCGCCGGCATCCACTGGCACATGATCACCGAGAACAAGGTCCATTACATCTCCCTGGACCGCCAGCAGCAGGACATTCC comes from Candidatus Deferrimicrobiaceae bacterium and encodes:
- a CDS encoding NapC/NirT family cytochrome c codes for the protein MPEDAKRGGLYRNAISFIGAYVAIISVFLILFSLLLQFSFKSHSPYLGIFSFMVFPFFFTLGAILFLYGMRRESIRRRRLGVDEALPYPLLDLNEPAMRKTFSYAILGGSFLAILLAFVSYHAFLYTETTSFCGQLCHKVMEPEFTAYQESPHARVPCVDCHVGSGASWYVKSKISGARQVIAVTFDTYPRPIPTPIENLRPARETCEECHWPAKFFGTQLKQIPHFRYDEKNTPEQISLGIKTGGGSGELGESAGIHWHMITENKVHYISLDRQQQDIPWIKATRTDGTEDEYVSLDFRGDPKEFASREKKEMDCMDCHNRPTHIYEPPEAAVDKAMASHLISRTLPWVKKVVVDGLVVEYPNRERAHEG